Proteins encoded within one genomic window of Prauserella marina:
- a CDS encoding CBS domain-containing protein, whose translation MRAEELMSRPVVTVTEETTVKEAARLLSEHGFTSLPVVAGDERLTGIVTEADLLRDQIPPGVRGGRPAVRQVPPTTVGEVMTSPASSRSRKADIAELVSVLLTEGFHAMPIVDSQRVVGIVTRRDVVRALSRDDTTIARDVRRRLMIYGGADRWTVAVRDGVASIVDEYDDAADRHVATLLAESVPGVTSATTIHRPAD comes from the coding sequence ATGCGGGCCGAGGAGCTGATGTCCCGCCCCGTGGTCACGGTGACCGAGGAGACCACGGTCAAGGAGGCGGCCCGGCTGCTCTCCGAACACGGGTTCACCTCGTTACCGGTGGTGGCGGGCGACGAGCGGCTGACGGGGATCGTGACGGAGGCCGACCTGTTGCGCGATCAGATCCCGCCCGGAGTCAGGGGCGGCAGGCCAGCCGTGAGGCAGGTACCGCCGACGACGGTCGGTGAGGTGATGACCAGCCCCGCGTCGTCACGCTCGCGGAAAGCGGACATCGCGGAGCTGGTGTCGGTGCTGCTGACCGAGGGATTTCACGCGATGCCCATTGTGGACAGTCAGCGGGTGGTGGGAATCGTGACGCGCAGAGACGTGGTGCGCGCGCTGTCCCGCGACGACACCACGATCGCCAGGGATGTGCGTCGGCGGCTCATGATCTACGGGGGAGCGGACCGGTGGACCGTGGCCGTGCGCGACGGGGTCGCCAGCATCGTCGACGAGTACGACGATGCGGCCGACCGGCACGTGGCGACCCTGCTCGCCGAATCGGTACCGGGAGTCACCAGCGCCACCACCATTCACCGGCCCGCCGACTGA
- a CDS encoding universal stress protein has product MSKIVVGVDGSPSAVNAAVWAARDAAARSEVLRLVHTYFVPMRGYPGFLATYPEVREGMRHQGQIWLDEARTAAEQAAPGVEVETDLLEGEVVPALLEESAGARLVVIGSRGLGGFTGMLVGSVAVALAAHGDCPVTVVRGAKPSDQPPVKGPVVVGVDGSEASLNALEFAFEEASARGVRLIAVHTWNDVTLEATLRMYPFSVDPADVDAEEKAVLDAQVALWQDKFPGVEVETVVERGRPVRALLERAGRAQLVVVGSRGRGGFTGMLLGSTSRALVTHAPCPVAIVRPPAGTGRAETDGAA; this is encoded by the coding sequence ATGAGCAAGATCGTCGTCGGTGTGGACGGTTCACCCTCAGCGGTGAACGCGGCGGTGTGGGCGGCGCGGGACGCCGCCGCGCGAAGCGAGGTGCTGCGCCTCGTGCACACCTACTTCGTGCCGATGCGGGGTTATCCGGGGTTCCTCGCGACCTATCCCGAGGTGAGGGAGGGAATGCGGCACCAGGGGCAGATCTGGCTCGACGAGGCCAGGACGGCGGCCGAACAGGCAGCGCCGGGTGTCGAGGTGGAAACCGATCTGCTCGAAGGCGAGGTCGTGCCCGCGTTGCTCGAGGAGTCGGCGGGGGCGCGGCTCGTGGTGATCGGCTCGCGGGGGCTCGGCGGATTCACCGGCATGCTCGTCGGGTCGGTGGCTGTCGCGCTGGCCGCGCACGGCGACTGCCCGGTGACGGTGGTGCGCGGCGCCAAGCCCAGCGACCAGCCTCCGGTCAAGGGGCCCGTCGTGGTCGGGGTCGACGGCTCGGAGGCGAGCCTCAACGCGCTGGAGTTCGCGTTCGAGGAAGCTTCGGCACGAGGCGTCCGGCTGATCGCCGTGCACACCTGGAACGACGTGACCCTTGAGGCGACACTGCGCATGTACCCGTTCTCCGTCGATCCCGCCGACGTCGACGCCGAGGAGAAGGCGGTGCTCGACGCGCAGGTGGCGTTGTGGCAGGACAAGTTCCCCGGCGTCGAGGTCGAGACGGTCGTGGAGCGCGGACGGCCCGTGCGCGCGCTGCTGGAGCGCGCGGGGCGGGCCCAGCTGGTGGTGGTCGGCAGCAGGGGCCGAGGGGGGTTCACGGGCATGCTGCTCGGGTCGACGAGCAGGGCGCTCGTCACGCACGCGCCGTGCCCTGTCGCCATCGTCCGCCCGCCAGCGGGTACCGGCCGGGCCGAGACGGACGGGGCCGCGTAG
- a CDS encoding universal stress protein yields MNGNAPILAGVDGSTSALRATAWAARTAARRHAPLVLVSTMLMPVPYGAGIGPPAGYFSGLEAEGERRLAEAEEHARLAAAGAGELTVSTEFHIGNPVPILRERARAARMLVLGTRGLGELTGTFVGSVAVALVSHGPCPVAVVRGRGQDGEPPAEGPVVVGVDGSSTSEAAVAAAFEEAAVRGTSLIAVHAWSDASFAAMAGLEGLGTEGLAWDEIQTKERLVLAERLAGWQERYPEVSVERVVRRDRPLRGLLEPAARAQLLVVGSRGRGGFSGMLLGSTSNALVYSAPCPVLIVRRQPGG; encoded by the coding sequence GTGAACGGCAATGCTCCGATACTGGCAGGTGTCGACGGGTCCACCTCGGCGTTGAGGGCGACGGCGTGGGCGGCACGCACTGCCGCACGGCGGCACGCGCCGCTGGTTCTGGTGTCCACGATGCTCATGCCCGTGCCCTACGGGGCGGGAATCGGCCCCCCTGCCGGCTACTTCTCCGGTTTGGAGGCCGAAGGCGAGCGGCGCCTCGCCGAGGCGGAGGAACACGCCAGGCTCGCGGCGGCCGGTGCGGGAGAACTGACCGTCAGCACGGAGTTCCACATCGGCAACCCGGTCCCGATCCTGCGGGAGCGGGCCCGCGCCGCGCGGATGCTCGTACTCGGCACAAGGGGACTCGGGGAGCTCACCGGGACGTTCGTCGGCTCGGTCGCGGTCGCCCTCGTGTCGCATGGCCCGTGCCCGGTCGCTGTCGTCAGGGGGAGGGGGCAGGACGGCGAGCCGCCCGCCGAGGGGCCGGTGGTGGTCGGCGTCGACGGCTCCTCGACGAGTGAGGCCGCCGTGGCCGCGGCCTTCGAGGAGGCGGCTGTACGAGGGACGTCGCTGATCGCCGTGCACGCGTGGAGCGACGCCTCCTTCGCGGCCATGGCGGGTCTTGAGGGCCTCGGCACCGAAGGGCTCGCATGGGACGAGATCCAGACCAAGGAGCGCCTCGTGCTGGCCGAACGGCTCGCGGGCTGGCAGGAGCGCTACCCGGAGGTGTCCGTCGAGCGGGTCGTGCGCAGAGACCGGCCGCTGCGCGGCCTGCTCGAACCCGCCGCGCGAGCGCAGCTGCTCGTCGTCGGCAGCAGGGGACGCGGTGGATTCAGCGGAATGCTGCTCGGCTCGACGAGCAACGCGCTCGTGTACTCGGCACCGTGCCCGGTGCTGATCGTGCGCCGTCAGCCGGGTGGGTGA
- a CDS encoding wax ester/triacylglycerol synthase domain-containing protein, translated as MNGHTTPVERMGGGDLMTLASDLGDPPMQIAGILVLDGGSALNADVVAAAVAERASGIRRFRQHLVHAPAGLGNPYWADDPRFGIHRHFLHVHCPAPGDDEALLDIATTSVTRKLPRDRPLWSVTFVTGLAGGDAALVFVMHHVLTDGVGGLAALTRMADGTPAEADPAFPAPKPRAVALLADANRRRLDTLRTLPKGAGKLRRGLRELRPRGVTLAPRGSLNQPTGPRRRFAVARADLRAVRATTREHGGMLNDAVLTAATGALHTLLAARGEETGSLVVSVPVSTRSRDPGARLGNHAVAVPVELPTGGKTIDRLAAIALLTRGRFGSARGASVALVGPVFRGLARLKL; from the coding sequence ATGAACGGGCACACGACACCCGTCGAGCGCATGGGCGGCGGAGACCTGATGACCCTGGCTTCCGACCTGGGTGACCCGCCCATGCAGATCGCCGGAATCCTGGTACTCGATGGAGGGTCCGCGCTCAACGCCGACGTGGTCGCTGCCGCCGTCGCGGAAAGGGCGAGCGGCATCCGCCGGTTCCGGCAGCACCTCGTGCACGCGCCCGCCGGGCTCGGAAACCCTTACTGGGCCGATGATCCCCGCTTCGGCATCCACCGGCACTTCCTGCACGTGCACTGTCCGGCCCCCGGCGACGACGAGGCGTTACTCGACATCGCCACGACCTCGGTGACGCGGAAGCTGCCCCGGGACCGGCCATTGTGGTCGGTCACGTTCGTCACCGGGCTCGCGGGCGGCGACGCCGCGCTGGTGTTCGTCATGCACCACGTACTGACCGACGGGGTCGGCGGGCTCGCCGCGCTGACCAGGATGGCCGACGGGACTCCGGCCGAGGCCGATCCGGCGTTCCCCGCGCCGAAGCCGCGCGCGGTCGCGCTGTTGGCCGACGCGAACCGGAGGAGACTCGACACGCTGCGCACACTGCCGAAGGGAGCCGGCAAACTCAGGCGCGGTCTGCGCGAACTACGACCGCGCGGAGTCACGCTGGCTCCGCGCGGTTCGCTCAACCAGCCGACCGGCCCGCGCAGGCGCTTCGCCGTCGCTCGCGCGGATCTGCGGGCCGTGCGCGCCACCACCCGCGAACACGGTGGGATGCTCAACGACGCGGTCCTCACCGCGGCGACCGGCGCGCTGCACACGCTGCTGGCCGCACGGGGCGAGGAAACCGGCAGCCTCGTCGTTTCGGTGCCCGTGTCCACCCGCAGCCGCGACCCCGGTGCCCGGCTCGGCAACCACGCCGTCGCCGTGCCCGTCGAACTGCCCACCGGAGGGAAGACCATCGACCGGCTCGCCGCGATCGCGTTGCTCACCAGGGGCAGGTTCGGTTCCGCGCGCGGCGCCTCCGTGGCGCTGGTCGGCCCGGTCTTCCGCGGCCTCGCGAGGCTGAAGCTGTAG
- a CDS encoding WS/DGAT domain-containing protein has translation MLSTSVTYLRGPSARLAFLGTPISEVIPLSTVKGNMTVSFVALSYGGRLTVTAVTDPERVRDLPVLMAGLRDELAVLSARGTAGNGAGSEKPSGMRIPGPPTVASWRSGWDTGRDGSRRESP, from the coding sequence ATGCTGTCCACCTCGGTCACCTATCTCAGGGGCCCCTCTGCTCGGCTGGCCTTTCTCGGCACGCCCATCAGCGAGGTCATTCCACTGTCGACGGTCAAGGGCAACATGACGGTCTCGTTCGTCGCGCTGTCCTACGGCGGCAGGCTCACCGTGACCGCGGTGACCGATCCCGAACGGGTCAGGGACCTGCCCGTGCTGATGGCGGGACTGCGCGACGAACTCGCCGTGCTGTCGGCTCGCGGCACGGCAGGCAACGGAGCCGGGAGCGAAAAGCCTTCCGGCATGAGGATTCCCGGCCCGCCGACCGTGGCATCCTGGAGATCCGGCTGGGATACCGGCCGGGACGGCAGCCGAAGGGAGAGTCCATGA
- a CDS encoding universal stress protein, producing MTSEQGGNTPIVAGVDSSEAALHAVRWAAATAILHRAPLHLVYAAGFPDLYVGETIQPPESFREELRKQGWEFLRTAEAAAREAGKVDIHSRFETDPPIQVLLGVSASARMLVLGSSGRTGLTGLIVGSTTLAMVSHARCPVVSVRGDYPDVPARDRRPVVVGIDGSPLSERAIGYAFDEAAFRGVDLVAVHTWSDADNEVFSQARMYYDWEPMRDVEERRLAERLAGWQQDYPDVKVTRVLVQDKPRRELLEWSGKAQLVVVGSRGRGGFRGMLLGSTSQALVHRAECPVLIVRPDKNTTTGAARGTDERV from the coding sequence ATGACCTCGGAACAGGGTGGCAACACACCGATCGTGGCCGGTGTCGACAGCAGCGAGGCCGCGTTGCACGCCGTGCGATGGGCGGCGGCGACGGCGATCCTGCACCGTGCTCCGCTGCATCTGGTGTACGCGGCCGGTTTTCCCGACCTCTACGTCGGGGAGACGATCCAGCCGCCCGAGTCCTTCCGGGAGGAACTGCGCAAGCAGGGCTGGGAGTTCCTGCGTACGGCCGAGGCCGCTGCCCGCGAGGCAGGCAAGGTCGACATCCACTCGCGCTTCGAGACCGACCCTCCCATCCAGGTGCTGCTGGGCGTCTCGGCCTCGGCCCGCATGCTCGTTCTCGGCTCGTCCGGCCGCACCGGCCTGACCGGGCTCATCGTCGGTTCCACGACGCTGGCCATGGTCAGCCACGCCCGCTGCCCCGTCGTGTCGGTCAGAGGTGACTACCCCGACGTCCCCGCGCGCGACCGGCGTCCGGTCGTGGTCGGCATCGACGGCAGCCCGCTCAGCGAGCGCGCCATCGGCTACGCCTTCGACGAGGCCGCCTTTCGAGGGGTCGACCTCGTCGCGGTGCACACCTGGAGCGACGCCGACAACGAGGTGTTCAGCCAGGCCAGGATGTACTACGACTGGGAGCCCATGCGGGACGTCGAGGAACGCAGGCTCGCCGAGCGGCTCGCGGGCTGGCAGCAGGACTATCCCGACGTGAAGGTCACCAGGGTGCTGGTTCAGGACAAGCCCCGGCGCGAATTGCTGGAGTGGAGCGGGAAAGCGCAGCTCGTCGTCGTCGGCAGCAGAGGACGAGGCGGCTTCCGGGGGATGTTGCTCGGCTCGACCAGCCAGGCGCTCGTGCACCGCGCCGAGTGCCCGGTGCTCATCGTGCGGCCGGACAAGAACACCACCACCGGTGCCGCGCGCGGCACGGACGAGCGGGTATGA
- a CDS encoding AAA family ATPase has protein sequence MTEPAAPVAVHETHIGVVFLLGGRAYKLKKPVDFGFVDFSSPAKRKHACEREVDLNRRLAPDVYLGVSEVSGVNGEPAGHLVVMKRMPEDRRLTDLVASMCAGTADEWTGEIVRSHVRLLARMMASFHSGADRGEPISEQGTRDAILRRWRESFDQVRDLGVLDHDVAAEIERRTEDFLAGRQPLFARRIAEGKVVDGHGDLLTGDIFCLDDGPRVLDCLEFDDRLRWLDGLDDIAFLAMDLERLGATALATSLLEDYAAFAGDPAPSSLRHHYIAYRAFVRAKVACLRAGQGDEDAAKEAREYAGLALAHLREGQPRLILVGGLPGTGKSTLAAGIADRLGAVLIGSDRLRKELAGRSPADDASSDYREGLYSAEHSEHTYRELARRAGELLGQGETVVLDASWIRASDRAGAREVSSATHSTLTELRCVAPPEVGARRIAERAEAAGAARPFSDADAAIAEAMSADADDWPGAADIDTTSSPAESLEAALTVLADDKPECP, from the coding sequence ATGACGGAACCGGCCGCACCGGTCGCGGTGCACGAAACGCACATCGGCGTGGTGTTCCTGCTCGGCGGGCGCGCGTACAAGCTCAAAAAGCCCGTCGACTTCGGGTTCGTCGACTTCAGCAGTCCCGCCAAGCGCAAACACGCGTGCGAACGCGAGGTGGATCTCAACCGCAGGCTCGCTCCCGACGTGTACCTCGGTGTTTCCGAGGTCTCCGGCGTGAACGGAGAACCGGCCGGCCATCTCGTCGTGATGAAGAGGATGCCGGAAGACCGTCGGCTCACCGATCTTGTCGCCTCGATGTGCGCGGGAACGGCCGACGAGTGGACCGGCGAGATCGTGCGCTCACACGTCAGGCTGCTGGCCCGCATGATGGCTTCGTTCCACAGTGGCGCCGACCGAGGCGAGCCCATCTCCGAACAGGGCACGAGGGACGCGATCCTGCGCCGCTGGCGCGAGAGCTTCGATCAGGTTCGCGATCTCGGAGTGCTCGATCACGACGTCGCGGCCGAGATCGAGCGACGGACCGAGGATTTCCTCGCCGGAAGGCAGCCGTTGTTCGCGAGGCGGATCGCCGAGGGGAAGGTCGTCGACGGGCACGGGGATCTGCTCACCGGGGACATCTTCTGCCTCGACGACGGGCCGAGGGTGCTGGACTGCCTCGAATTCGACGACCGGCTGCGCTGGCTCGACGGTCTCGACGACATCGCGTTCCTGGCGATGGATCTCGAACGTCTCGGCGCCACGGCGCTGGCGACCTCGCTGCTGGAGGACTACGCGGCGTTCGCCGGCGATCCGGCACCGTCGTCGTTGCGTCACCACTACATCGCCTACCGCGCCTTCGTCAGGGCCAAAGTGGCCTGCCTGCGGGCAGGGCAGGGTGACGAGGACGCGGCGAAGGAAGCACGCGAGTACGCCGGTCTCGCGCTCGCTCACCTGCGGGAAGGGCAGCCGAGGCTGATCCTCGTCGGCGGCCTTCCAGGAACGGGAAAATCCACGCTCGCCGCCGGAATCGCCGACCGGCTCGGCGCGGTGCTGATCGGCAGCGACCGGCTCAGGAAGGAACTGGCTGGCCGCTCGCCGGCCGACGACGCCTCCTCGGACTACCGGGAAGGTCTCTACTCCGCGGAACACAGCGAGCACACCTACCGGGAACTGGCGCGCAGAGCAGGGGAACTACTCGGGCAGGGCGAAACCGTGGTGCTCGACGCGTCGTGGATTCGCGCGAGCGACAGGGCAGGCGCGAGGGAGGTCTCCTCCGCGACACACAGCACGCTGACCGAGCTGCGGTGCGTCGCGCCTCCCGAGGTCGGCGCGCGCCGCATCGCCGAGCGTGCCGAGGCCGCCGGGGCAGCGCGGCCCTTCTCCGACGCCGACGCCGCGATCGCCGAGGCGATGTCCGCCGACGCCGACGACTGGCCCGGCGCGGCCGACATCGACACCACGTCCTCGCCTGCCGAATCGCTCGAAGCCGCACTGACCGTGCTGGCGGACGACAAGCCGGAGTGTCCATAG
- a CDS encoding DUF3048 domain-containing protein, which yields MPSKPVRQLLVAVAVFVVVAAGVAALLLTGRDRDAGPARPGNPPESTEPGAPAEPGERVVVVKIDNVAPARPQTGLTEADAVFVEPVEGGLTRLAAVYSTRLPPVVGPVRSARETDIDMLAQFGRPTLAFSGAAPEILALLQESPVDSATSEQIPGAYFREAARPLPHNLYVRPDQLPPGHGRSPARTFGTGPAPEGGRASGEHTVRFPAATYDFRWSAEQGRWLVALDGTPVESVGHGQVGAATVVVQQVPVRAGAHVEDVAGAVSPVAETVGTGAVTVLRDGQEFEGTWSRPAAEAPTTFTTAGGEPLRVAEGPVWILLVS from the coding sequence ATGCCGAGCAAACCGGTTCGCCAGTTGCTGGTCGCGGTGGCGGTGTTCGTCGTGGTCGCGGCGGGGGTCGCGGCCCTGTTGCTGACCGGGCGTGATCGAGACGCCGGACCGGCGAGGCCAGGCAACCCGCCGGAGAGCACCGAACCGGGAGCCCCTGCCGAACCCGGCGAGCGGGTCGTCGTCGTGAAGATCGACAACGTCGCGCCGGCCAGGCCGCAGACCGGGCTGACCGAGGCGGACGCCGTGTTCGTCGAGCCGGTCGAGGGCGGGCTGACCCGGCTCGCGGCGGTCTATTCGACGAGGTTGCCTCCGGTCGTCGGCCCGGTGCGCAGCGCGAGGGAGACCGACATCGACATGCTGGCCCAGTTCGGCCGTCCCACGCTCGCTTTCTCCGGTGCGGCGCCGGAGATCCTGGCGCTGCTACAGGAATCCCCCGTCGACTCGGCGACCTCGGAACAGATTCCCGGCGCTTACTTCCGCGAGGCCGCTCGCCCGCTGCCGCACAACCTGTACGTCCGGCCCGACCAATTGCCACCCGGTCACGGCCGCTCGCCGGCCAGGACGTTCGGCACCGGTCCCGCGCCAGAGGGCGGGCGGGCTTCCGGTGAGCACACCGTGCGGTTCCCCGCGGCGACCTACGACTTCCGCTGGTCGGCCGAACAGGGCAGGTGGCTCGTCGCGCTCGACGGGACTCCGGTGGAATCGGTGGGTCACGGTCAGGTCGGCGCGGCGACCGTTGTGGTGCAACAGGTCCCGGTCAGGGCAGGAGCGCATGTGGAGGACGTGGCGGGAGCGGTGTCGCCGGTCGCCGAGACGGTTGGCACCGGAGCGGTGACCGTGCTGCGCGACGGCCAGGAGTTCGAGGGAACCTGGTCGAGACCGGCCGCCGAGGCGCCGACGACGTTCACGACGGCAGGTGGTGAGCCACTGCGCGTCGCCGAAGGGCCGGTGTGGATCCTGCTCGTGTCCTGA
- a CDS encoding zinc-binding alcohol dehydrogenase family protein, with protein MKAWHVRVPGAVETRPLVQTEDPVPTPGHAELLLRVRACGVCRTDLHVAEGDLPVHKASVVPGHEVVGEVVAKGAGAGTGFAIGDRAGAAWLRDTCGKCRFCVRGAENLCPRSVYTGWDADGGYADYTTVPAAYALRLPDDYDDAELAPLLCAGIIGFRALRLAEVPPGGRLGIYGFGASAHLAAQVAIADGARVHVMTRGARARELARELGAASAQGSADTPPERLDAAILFAPAGELVPSALAALDGGGTLAVAGIHLTEIPPLDYQRHLFQERRLRSVTANTRADAMEFLRFAARHPLRVSVTRYPRSAADQALADLAADRVNGAAVLV; from the coding sequence ATGAAGGCATGGCACGTACGGGTTCCCGGCGCCGTCGAGACCCGGCCATTGGTTCAGACCGAGGATCCGGTGCCCACCCCCGGTCACGCGGAGCTGTTGCTGCGGGTCCGCGCGTGCGGGGTGTGCAGGACGGACCTGCACGTCGCCGAGGGTGACCTTCCGGTGCACAAGGCTTCGGTCGTGCCGGGTCACGAGGTGGTCGGCGAGGTGGTCGCGAAGGGCGCCGGTGCGGGAACCGGGTTCGCCATCGGGGACAGGGCCGGTGCCGCCTGGTTGCGGGACACCTGCGGGAAATGCCGGTTTTGTGTGCGTGGTGCGGAGAACCTGTGCCCCCGTTCGGTCTACACCGGCTGGGACGCCGACGGCGGGTACGCCGACTACACCACGGTTCCCGCCGCCTACGCGCTGCGGCTTCCCGACGATTACGACGACGCCGAACTCGCGCCGTTGCTGTGCGCCGGCATCATCGGCTTCCGCGCTCTGCGGCTTGCCGAGGTACCTCCGGGCGGCAGGCTCGGCATCTACGGGTTCGGCGCGAGCGCCCATCTCGCCGCGCAGGTCGCGATCGCGGACGGGGCGAGGGTGCACGTCATGACCCGCGGCGCTCGGGCGAGAGAGCTCGCCCGTGAACTCGGCGCGGCCTCGGCGCAGGGGTCCGCCGACACCCCGCCGGAACGGCTCGACGCCGCCATCCTGTTCGCACCGGCGGGTGAGCTCGTACCGAGCGCGCTGGCGGCGCTCGACGGAGGAGGGACACTCGCGGTCGCCGGTATCCACCTGACCGAGATTCCCCCACTCGACTACCAGCGGCACCTCTTCCAGGAACGCCGGCTCCGCAGCGTCACGGCCAACACGAGGGCAGACGCCATGGAGTTCCTGCGATTCGCCGCCCGACATCCGCTGCGAGTGAGCGTGACCCGCTACCCGCGGTCGGCCGCCGACCAGGCCCTCGCCGATCTGGCCGCCGACCGCGTGAATGGCGCCGCGGTACTGGTCTGA
- a CDS encoding Rv1733c family protein gives MDVSGRDRSGGRATRLWRRLYPGRNPLARRGDRLEGRLLVVLLLLSLIALPIAATAGSDTYAARLTDVQREAGLKHKATAELLADAPVTAPAGDVETVKVQARWRLPDGTERVGTLATYRGSAKGTKIPVWLDNSGDLTSPPATKVGAATDGVSVAVSLWFGLVMVFCLIFFTFRAVLARMRAAQWAREWARVERQWSRR, from the coding sequence ATGGATGTGTCCGGTCGGGACCGCTCCGGCGGCAGGGCCACACGGCTGTGGCGGCGGTTGTATCCCGGCCGAAACCCGCTGGCGCGCAGGGGCGACCGGCTGGAGGGGCGCTTGCTCGTGGTGTTGCTGTTGCTGTCGCTGATCGCGTTGCCGATCGCGGCGACGGCGGGAAGCGACACCTATGCCGCCAGGCTGACCGACGTCCAGCGCGAGGCGGGACTCAAACACAAGGCCACCGCGGAACTGCTGGCCGACGCGCCGGTGACCGCCCCGGCGGGCGACGTCGAGACCGTCAAGGTGCAGGCTCGCTGGCGGTTGCCGGACGGTACGGAGCGCGTCGGCACGCTCGCCACCTACCGGGGCAGCGCCAAGGGCACGAAAATACCCGTATGGCTGGACAATTCGGGCGATCTGACCAGCCCGCCGGCCACCAAGGTCGGCGCCGCGACCGACGGGGTCAGTGTCGCGGTGTCGCTGTGGTTCGGGCTCGTCATGGTGTTCTGCCTGATCTTCTTCACCTTCCGGGCCGTGCTCGCCAGGATGCGGGCCGCGCAGTGGGCGCGCGAATGGGCGAGGGTCGAACGCCAATGGAGCAGACGCTGA
- a CDS encoding universal stress protein — protein MNGDDDMVKAEPIEAQPIVVGVDGSAAALAAVRWAAREAFRLGAALRLIHSCDLPPLNPRIPMVPPREYASAWAESGRHWLADARAAATDEAPGIDVDWDVCFGGAADTLVDESGAASLLVVGTRGLGGFRRLFVGSVAVTVAAHARCPVVVVREDTIADAGPVVVGTDGSPLSEQALAFGFEAASARGARLLAVRVWDDPFDGADWDELVRGYAEVPAHPAPAAPPAPSVPSARTVTATAPDRPGAVADGEARALHAEVTGWRDKYPDVVVHELAVRGNRAADALLEAARYAQLLVVGSHARGMVAGRDTALLGSVSQALLRLSACPVAIVRPRH, from the coding sequence ATGAACGGCGATGACGACATGGTGAAGGCCGAGCCCATCGAGGCGCAGCCCATCGTGGTGGGCGTGGACGGCTCGGCAGCCGCGCTGGCCGCCGTCAGGTGGGCTGCCCGCGAGGCATTCCGGCTCGGCGCGGCGCTGCGGCTGATCCACAGTTGCGATCTGCCGCCGCTGAACCCCCGGATCCCGATGGTGCCGCCGAGGGAGTACGCCTCAGCGTGGGCGGAGTCGGGGCGGCACTGGCTCGCCGACGCGCGGGCGGCCGCCACCGATGAGGCGCCGGGAATCGACGTCGACTGGGATGTCTGCTTCGGCGGTGCGGCCGACACCCTCGTCGACGAGTCGGGTGCCGCGAGCCTGCTCGTGGTCGGCACCAGGGGGCTCGGTGGTTTCCGCAGGTTGTTCGTGGGATCGGTCGCGGTGACGGTCGCCGCGCACGCGCGTTGTCCTGTCGTCGTCGTGCGCGAGGACACCATCGCCGACGCCGGCCCGGTCGTGGTCGGTACCGACGGATCTCCGTTGAGCGAGCAGGCGCTGGCGTTCGGGTTCGAGGCCGCCTCCGCGCGCGGCGCGCGACTGCTGGCCGTACGGGTATGGGACGACCCGTTCGATGGCGCCGATTGGGACGAACTCGTGCGGGGGTACGCGGAAGTCCCGGCACATCCCGCACCTGCCGCCCCACCGGCACCGAGCGTCCCATCGGCCCGGACGGTCACGGCCACGGCGCCGGACCGGCCCGGCGCCGTCGCCGACGGGGAGGCCCGCGCGCTGCACGCCGAGGTCACCGGCTGGCGCGACAAGTACCCCGACGTGGTGGTTCACGAACTGGCCGTACGGGGAAACCGGGCTGCTGACGCGCTTCTCGAAGCGGCGCGCTACGCACAGTTGCTGGTGGTGGGCTCGCATGCGCGCGGAATGGTCGCCGGGAGGGACACGGCGCTGCTCGGGTCGGTGAGCCAGGCACTGTTGCGGCTCTCGGCGTGCCCGGTGGCGATCGTGCGCCCCCGGCACTAG